One part of the Lapillicoccus jejuensis genome encodes these proteins:
- a CDS encoding acetyl-CoA C-acetyltransferase — translation MPATDALIFDAVRTPRGRGKPDGALHSVKPIDLTTGLIEAVKRRNPGLDPADVDDIVMGIVSPVGEQGSVLPRVAAVAAGLPETVAGLQVDRFCASGLEAVNLAAHKIMSGMEDLVLAGGVESMSRVPMGSDGGAWAEDPATNYDTGFVPQGIGADLIATIEGFTRDDVDDYAVRSQELAARAWDKHLFEHSVVPVTDVNGVTVLDHDEHLRAGTTRQTLAGLRPSFAKLGAEAGFDAVALQKYHWVERIEHVHHAGNSSGIVDGATLMLIGNREAGERAGLTPRARIVATAVTGSDSTIMLTGPTPATQKVLRRAGLDVDDIDVFEVNEAFAAVPMKLMKDLGISIDKVNVNGGAIAMGHPLGATGAMILGTALDELERTGGRYALATLCVGGGMGIATVIERLGA, via the coding sequence GTGCCCGCGACCGACGCCCTCATCTTCGACGCCGTCCGCACGCCGAGGGGACGCGGCAAGCCGGACGGGGCGCTGCACAGCGTCAAGCCCATCGACCTGACGACCGGGCTCATCGAGGCCGTGAAGCGGCGAAACCCCGGGCTCGATCCGGCCGACGTCGACGACATCGTCATGGGGATCGTCTCGCCGGTGGGGGAGCAGGGCTCGGTGCTGCCGCGCGTGGCCGCCGTCGCCGCCGGGCTGCCCGAGACGGTGGCGGGCCTGCAGGTCGACCGGTTCTGCGCCAGCGGCCTCGAGGCGGTCAACCTCGCCGCCCACAAGATCATGAGCGGGATGGAGGACCTCGTCCTCGCCGGCGGGGTCGAGTCGATGTCCCGGGTGCCGATGGGCTCCGACGGCGGCGCGTGGGCGGAGGACCCGGCGACGAACTACGACACCGGCTTCGTGCCGCAGGGGATCGGTGCCGACCTCATCGCGACGATCGAGGGCTTCACCCGAGACGATGTCGACGACTACGCCGTCCGGTCGCAGGAGCTCGCCGCCCGGGCCTGGGACAAGCACCTCTTCGAGCACTCCGTCGTGCCGGTCACCGACGTCAACGGCGTCACCGTCCTCGACCACGACGAGCACCTCCGGGCGGGCACGACGCGCCAGACCCTGGCCGGGCTGCGGCCGTCCTTCGCCAAGCTCGGCGCCGAGGCCGGCTTCGACGCCGTCGCGCTGCAGAAGTACCACTGGGTCGAGCGGATCGAGCACGTCCACCACGCCGGCAACTCCTCCGGCATCGTCGACGGGGCGACGCTGATGCTCATCGGGAACCGCGAGGCGGGGGAGCGGGCCGGCCTCACGCCGCGGGCGCGCATCGTCGCCACCGCCGTCACCGGCTCGGACTCGACGATCATGCTGACCGGGCCGACCCCGGCCACGCAGAAGGTCCTGCGACGGGCCGGTCTCGACGTCGACGACATCGACGTGTTCGAGGTCAACGAGGCCTTCGCCGCCGTGCCGATGAAGCTCATGAAGGACCTCGGGATCAGCATCGACAAGGTCAACGTCAACGGCGGGGCCATCGCCATGGGGCACCCCCTCGGGGCGACCGGCGCGATGATCCTCGGCACGGCGCTCGACGAGCTCGAGCGCACCGGCGGCCGCTACGCCCTCGCGACGCTGTGCGTCGGCGGCGGCATGGGCATCGCCACCGTCATCGAGCGGCTGGGGGCCTGA
- a CDS encoding TetR/AcrR family transcriptional regulator has product MSQATRTRPADRRAQLLDAAAVAFGARGYAAVSLGDIAAAVGISAPALYRHVPNKYALFAEVAQAEMTALLEAARAVPDPDDLDAVLLAIAGRTVDHRDHGSLYRWEARFLTEEDRGRLRATTRALRASVAGPLARRRTATRGAVPDEADPTLLASAALAVVASVTAHRLVLPDLAERVARLAAAVAQVPLPPSPGPAPAPGPEPAWRATLAPSSTRERLLVEALRAFERHGYLGATMEEIARAVGLSAPAAYRYVPTKAALLAEAFSRSQIRLDAVVRAALADVDAADEALPALAAAYVRLWFQQPEVMSVWGAEAGHLGDDEREELRAVQRDHVAVWVALLREVRPDLDPVDARLRVHAALTVVVDTGRLLRFDRRRPVRDRVVALVLGVLLAP; this is encoded by the coding sequence GTGTCGCAGGCGACCCGCACCCGCCCGGCCGACCGCCGGGCCCAGCTGCTCGACGCGGCCGCCGTCGCCTTCGGCGCCCGGGGGTACGCCGCGGTGTCCCTCGGGGACATCGCCGCCGCGGTCGGGATCTCCGCCCCTGCGCTCTACCGCCACGTGCCGAACAAGTACGCGCTCTTCGCCGAGGTCGCGCAGGCCGAGATGACGGCCCTGCTCGAGGCCGCACGCGCCGTGCCCGACCCCGACGACCTCGACGCGGTCCTGCTCGCCATCGCGGGCCGCACGGTCGACCACCGCGACCACGGCAGCCTCTACCGGTGGGAGGCGCGGTTCCTCACCGAGGAGGACCGCGGCCGGCTGCGCGCGACGACCCGAGCCCTGCGGGCGTCCGTCGCGGGCCCGCTGGCGCGGCGCCGTACGGCGACCCGGGGCGCGGTCCCCGACGAGGCGGACCCCACGCTGCTCGCGTCCGCCGCGCTCGCCGTCGTCGCCAGCGTGACCGCGCACCGGCTCGTGCTCCCCGACCTGGCCGAGCGCGTGGCCCGGCTGGCCGCCGCCGTCGCGCAGGTCCCGCTGCCGCCGTCGCCGGGTCCGGCGCCCGCTCCCGGCCCCGAACCGGCCTGGCGGGCGACGCTGGCCCCGTCCTCGACGCGGGAGCGGCTGCTCGTCGAGGCGCTGCGGGCCTTCGAGCGGCACGGGTACCTCGGCGCGACGATGGAGGAGATCGCGCGGGCCGTCGGGCTCAGCGCGCCGGCCGCCTACCGCTACGTGCCGACCAAGGCCGCCCTGCTCGCGGAGGCGTTCTCCCGCAGCCAGATCCGACTCGATGCCGTCGTCCGCGCGGCACTCGCCGACGTCGACGCGGCGGACGAGGCGCTGCCGGCCCTCGCGGCGGCGTACGTGCGGCTGTGGTTCCAGCAGCCCGAGGTGATGAGCGTGTGGGGGGCCGAGGCCGGCCACCTCGGCGACGACGAGCGCGAGGAGCTGCGGGCCGTCCAGCGCGACCACGTCGCCGTGTGGGTCGCGCTGCTGCGCGAGGTGCGGCCCGACCTCGACCCGGTCGACGCGCGCCTGCGGGTCCACGCCGCCCTCACCGTCGTCGTGGACACCGGCCGCCTGCTGCGCTTCGACCGGCGCCGGCCCGTCCGGGACCGCGTCGTCGCGCTCGTCCTCGGCGTCCTGCTCGCCCCTTGA
- a CDS encoding acyl-CoA dehydrogenase family protein has translation MLLELTDDQRDLARAVDDFCRREAGSRDQREKLTDGGRLHHNEDLYRRLAGLGWAGVRVPEEYGGLGGSHVDMCLLLERTAHGMLPIAGMGVTFIVANAVARFGTAAQKETLLRSVVAGDSQSISMSEPGAGSDVAALTCKAERTDSGWRVNGQKTWCSNAHYAQHLLLVARTSGSGSKHEGITMFHVPLPADGLEIRGIDTLGGREVNDLFFTDVELPEDAVVGQVGQGWTQLMAGLSTERLILGALMVGTAQRAFDDALAFVSTREQFGRKVGSFQALRHRVADLATEIEATRLLVYAVARMADAQPDKVLAREASMVKLKATEVAKRVAIEGMQMMGGYGYATEFDMEKHLRSTIVSTVYGGTNEIQRDIIGKTYGL, from the coding sequence ATGTTGCTCGAGCTCACCGACGACCAGCGCGACCTCGCCCGGGCCGTGGACGACTTCTGCCGCAGGGAGGCCGGCTCGCGCGACCAGCGCGAGAAGCTCACCGACGGCGGCCGGCTGCACCACAACGAGGACCTCTACCGGCGGCTCGCCGGCCTCGGCTGGGCCGGCGTCCGCGTCCCGGAGGAGTACGGCGGCCTGGGCGGCAGCCACGTCGACATGTGCCTGCTGCTGGAGCGCACGGCCCACGGGATGCTGCCCATCGCCGGGATGGGCGTGACCTTCATCGTCGCGAACGCGGTCGCCCGCTTCGGGACGGCCGCGCAGAAGGAGACCCTGCTGCGCAGCGTCGTGGCCGGTGACTCGCAGTCGATCTCGATGTCCGAGCCGGGCGCCGGCTCCGACGTCGCCGCCCTCACCTGCAAGGCGGAGCGGACCGACTCGGGCTGGCGGGTCAACGGGCAGAAGACGTGGTGCTCCAACGCGCACTACGCGCAGCACCTGCTCCTCGTCGCGCGCACGTCGGGCAGCGGCTCGAAGCACGAGGGCATCACCATGTTCCACGTGCCGTTGCCGGCCGACGGGCTGGAGATCCGCGGGATCGACACCCTCGGCGGCCGCGAGGTCAACGACCTCTTCTTCACCGACGTCGAGCTGCCCGAGGACGCCGTGGTCGGGCAGGTCGGTCAGGGCTGGACGCAGCTGATGGCCGGGCTCAGCACCGAGCGGCTCATCCTCGGCGCCCTCATGGTGGGGACGGCGCAGCGCGCCTTCGACGACGCGCTGGCCTTCGTGTCGACTCGCGAGCAGTTCGGGCGCAAGGTCGGCTCGTTCCAGGCCCTGCGGCACCGGGTCGCCGACCTCGCGACGGAGATCGAGGCGACCCGGCTTCTGGTGTACGCCGTCGCGCGGATGGCCGACGCCCAGCCGGACAAGGTGCTCGCGAGGGAGGCGTCGATGGTCAAGCTCAAGGCGACCGAGGTCGCCAAGCGCGTCGCCATCGAGGGCATGCAGATGATGGGAGGCTACGGCTACGCCACCGAGTTCGACATGGAGAAGCACCTGCGCTCCACCATCGTCTCGACGGTGTACGGCGGCACCAACGAGATCCAGCGCGACATCATCGGGAAGACCTACGGGTTGTAG
- a CDS encoding GlsB/YeaQ/YmgE family stress response membrane protein: protein MIGFIVFGLVVGAVARLIKPGKQNLSILATLLLGLVGSVIGGVVANLLGTGSIFELNVLGSIVAVVAAVLLIGVAETLSGRRSVRG, encoded by the coding sequence ATGATCGGTTTCATCGTCTTCGGTCTCGTCGTCGGCGCCGTGGCGCGCCTCATCAAGCCCGGGAAGCAGAACCTGTCGATCCTGGCCACCCTGCTGCTCGGCCTCGTCGGCTCGGTGATCGGCGGCGTCGTCGCCAACCTGCTCGGCACCGGCAGCATCTTCGAGCTGAACGTCCTCGGCTCGATCGTCGCCGTGGTCGCCGCCGTCCTGCTCATCGGCGTCGCCGAGACCCTGAGCGGTCGCCGCTCGGTGCGCGGCTGA
- a CDS encoding TIGR03620 family F420-dependent LLM class oxidoreductase gives MTSTPQSRSVLGRYGLWQGEAGWSPQLATAAEEAGFTTLWVGGSPGGDLEVVARLLESTREAIVGTSIVNVWKDDAAPIAEVTRRLHDRFPGRFFLGIGIGHPEATRTYKKPYETLVDYLDALDAAGVDASTRLLAALGPRVLRLSRDRTAGAIPYLTTPQHTREARDILGDGAVLAAEHKVALSADPEQATRLAHETLGFYLGLVNYRRNLEKLGYDAADLEGSGSERLADDLVLRGDLSHVVAGLRAHLESGADHVAVNLLLGEGDDPVEQVGRLGAALRA, from the coding sequence ATGACGTCGACGCCGCAGTCCCGATCCGTCCTTGGCCGCTACGGCCTCTGGCAGGGGGAGGCGGGCTGGAGCCCGCAGCTCGCCACCGCGGCCGAGGAGGCCGGGTTCACCACCTTGTGGGTGGGTGGCTCACCGGGCGGCGACCTCGAGGTCGTGGCCAGGCTGCTGGAGAGCACCCGCGAGGCCATCGTCGGGACGAGCATCGTCAACGTGTGGAAGGACGACGCCGCGCCGATCGCCGAGGTCACCCGCCGCCTGCACGACCGATTCCCCGGACGCTTCTTCCTCGGCATCGGCATCGGTCACCCCGAGGCGACGCGGACCTACAAGAAGCCCTACGAGACGCTGGTCGACTACCTCGACGCGCTCGACGCGGCCGGGGTCGACGCGTCGACCCGGCTGCTCGCGGCCCTCGGCCCGCGGGTCCTGCGGCTGTCGCGGGACCGCACCGCCGGCGCGATCCCCTACCTGACGACGCCGCAGCACACCCGCGAGGCCCGCGACATCCTCGGTGACGGCGCGGTGCTCGCCGCCGAGCACAAGGTCGCGCTCAGCGCGGACCCGGAGCAGGCCACGCGCCTGGCCCACGAGACGCTCGGCTTCTACCTCGGCCTGGTCAACTACCGGCGCAACCTCGAGAAGCTCGGGTACGACGCCGCCGACCTCGAGGGCTCGGGCAGCGAGCGGCTCGCCGACGACCTCGTGCTGCGCGGCGACCTGTCGCACGTCGTCGCCGGGCTGCGGGCCCACCTCGAGTCCGGGGCCGACCACGTCGCGGTCAACCTCCTGCTCGGCGAGGGCGACGACCCGGTCGAGCAGGTCGGACGCCTGGGGGCCGCTCTGCGCGCGTGA
- a CDS encoding TrmH family RNA methyltransferase encodes MSTPDAVSPKDRFVTVYGRNPVLEVLADESLTVDKVVLAEGARGHGVADIERLARRRRVPLQRATAERVKKLAGNGKQDQGVFADVVAPRKRTLSAALDDPSLRRVVLLDGLTTPANVGMVLRTATAAGVDGIVVPRRGVASIDPLVVKASAGVAFRAPVVTCGTAAEAADALSAAGFRLVGLAADGADTLFEADLPEHVVLVLGSETAGVSPEVAEHVTDWVSIPMPGDVESLNVSAAAAVVCFELVRRGL; translated from the coding sequence GTGAGCACCCCGGACGCCGTCTCGCCCAAGGACCGCTTCGTCACCGTCTACGGTCGCAACCCGGTGCTCGAGGTCCTCGCCGACGAGTCGCTCACCGTCGACAAGGTCGTCCTCGCCGAGGGCGCCCGCGGCCACGGCGTGGCCGACATCGAGCGGCTCGCGCGGCGCCGGCGCGTGCCGCTGCAGCGGGCCACCGCCGAACGGGTCAAGAAGCTGGCCGGCAACGGCAAGCAGGACCAGGGCGTGTTCGCCGACGTCGTCGCCCCGCGCAAGCGCACCCTCTCAGCCGCCCTCGACGACCCGTCGCTGCGCCGGGTCGTCCTCCTCGACGGCCTGACCACGCCGGCCAACGTCGGCATGGTGCTGCGCACGGCGACGGCCGCCGGGGTCGACGGCATCGTCGTCCCCCGTCGGGGCGTCGCCTCGATCGACCCGCTCGTCGTCAAGGCGTCGGCCGGCGTCGCGTTCCGGGCCCCGGTCGTCACCTGCGGGACGGCGGCCGAGGCCGCGGACGCCCTGTCCGCCGCGGGGTTCCGGTTGGTCGGCCTGGCCGCCGACGGGGCGGACACGCTCTTCGAGGCCGACCTGCCCGAGCACGTCGTCCTCGTCCTCGGCAGCGAGACGGCCGGCGTGTCCCCCGAGGTCGCCGAGCACGTCACCGACTGGGTGAGCATCCCCATGCCGGGCGACGTCGAGTCGCTCAACGTCTCGGCCGCGGCCGCCGTCGTCTGCTTCGAGCTGGTCCGCCGCGGGCTCTGA
- a CDS encoding PQQ-binding-like beta-propeller repeat protein, with product MRSRRTALVTSTALLALGLLAAPTAATASASPATPVAPTVTSSPTDVTSYQQDARHDGASTGAVSRTATRVWSRSLGTAVSYPVVAGNTVYVTVDDASAGTKLLALDKTTGRTVWGPVTIPGTYGFSAVTYANGRLFVLNFDGILRAYSATDGTAQWSVVLPRQWSFDAPPVAAGSEVFVVGAGSGGTLYAVRQATGLLDWTQSVVNGQSAAPAVGSGSVYTSFACEWTQAFTTSGLPRWTDNFGCEGGGGSTPVLSGDQLWVREPFGMPGRVLSTADGSVRFTFDAAYAPAVAGRRAVTVSAQGARGLNAVTGRQVWVQAGDGSLSTPAVIAGGVAYVGSLSGSVFGFDVVTGVPLWSGTAGAPVSVDDRNATVRTGLAVSGDTLLVPASGTLVAFR from the coding sequence GTGCGTTCTCGCCGTACCGCTCTCGTCACGTCCACCGCCCTGCTGGCCCTCGGTCTGCTCGCGGCGCCGACCGCGGCGACGGCGTCCGCGTCGCCCGCCACCCCTGTCGCGCCGACGGTCACGTCGAGCCCGACGGACGTGACGTCGTACCAGCAGGACGCCCGTCACGACGGAGCGTCGACCGGAGCGGTGTCGCGGACCGCCACCCGTGTGTGGTCGCGCTCCCTCGGCACCGCGGTCTCCTATCCCGTCGTGGCCGGCAACACGGTGTACGTCACCGTCGACGACGCGTCGGCCGGGACGAAACTGCTCGCCCTCGACAAGACGACCGGGCGGACGGTCTGGGGACCCGTGACCATCCCGGGGACCTACGGCTTCTCGGCCGTCACCTACGCGAACGGCCGCCTCTTCGTCCTCAACTTCGACGGCATCCTGCGGGCCTACTCCGCCACGGACGGGACGGCGCAGTGGTCCGTCGTGCTCCCGCGACAGTGGTCCTTCGACGCGCCCCCGGTCGCCGCGGGCTCCGAGGTGTTCGTCGTCGGAGCCGGCAGCGGAGGGACGCTGTACGCCGTGCGGCAGGCCACCGGGCTGCTCGACTGGACCCAGTCGGTCGTCAACGGCCAGAGTGCAGCGCCGGCCGTCGGGTCGGGGTCTGTCTACACGTCCTTCGCGTGCGAGTGGACCCAGGCGTTCACCACCTCCGGCCTCCCGCGCTGGACGGACAACTTCGGGTGCGAGGGCGGTGGCGGGAGCACCCCCGTGCTGTCCGGTGACCAGCTCTGGGTGCGCGAACCGTTCGGCATGCCGGGACGAGTCCTGTCCACGGCGGACGGCAGCGTCCGGTTCACGTTCGACGCCGCCTACGCGCCGGCGGTCGCCGGGCGCCGAGCAGTGACGGTGTCGGCCCAGGGCGCCCGGGGGCTCAACGCGGTGACCGGTCGACAGGTCTGGGTACAGGCCGGCGACGGCAGCCTGAGCACCCCGGCGGTCATCGCCGGGGGCGTCGCCTACGTCGGCAGCCTTTCGGGGAGCGTGTTCGGCTTCGACGTGGTCACCGGAGTCCCGTTGTGGTCCGGGACGGCCGGTGCCCCCGTCTCCGTCGACGACCGGAACGCCACCGTGCGCACCGGGCTGGCGGTCTCGGGCGACACGCTCCTCGTTCCCGCCTCGGGCACGCTGGTGGCCTTCCGCTGA
- a CDS encoding TerC family protein, translating to MSFLSSVPLAGGDDLAAGSTSSIGTPLLWGLTIAGVLLLFVLDFVLTRKPHEVRMKEAIGWSAFYIAIPLAFGVWIWSRYGGQQGLEYYTGYLVEKSLSVDNLFVFLLLLGAFAVPRELQQRVLLIGVAGALVLRGIFIALGAQLIASFSWAFLLFGAILLVTAVKVLRDALSHDDQSVDVGSMRSVRLLRRLMPVTEDYEGTRLTVRQAGKRALTPMAVVIVAILATDIVFAIDSVPAVYGITGDPYLVFATNAFALLGLRALYFVLEGALASLSHLGYGLAAILAFIGVKLVLHWAHGVWAGVPTVPTLASLGVIVGILALVTVTSLVAKRRAEARGETTDDAHDTARVGS from the coding sequence ATGTCCTTCCTGTCCTCCGTCCCCCTCGCCGGGGGCGACGACCTCGCCGCCGGCTCGACGAGCAGCATCGGCACGCCCCTGCTGTGGGGGCTGACCATCGCCGGCGTCCTGCTGCTCTTCGTCCTCGACTTCGTCCTCACCCGCAAGCCGCACGAGGTGAGGATGAAGGAGGCCATCGGCTGGTCGGCGTTCTACATCGCCATCCCGCTCGCCTTCGGCGTCTGGATCTGGAGCCGGTACGGCGGCCAGCAGGGCCTGGAGTACTACACCGGCTACCTCGTCGAGAAGTCGCTCTCGGTCGACAACCTCTTCGTCTTCCTCCTCCTGCTCGGCGCCTTCGCCGTCCCCCGCGAGCTGCAGCAGCGCGTGCTGCTCATCGGCGTCGCGGGCGCGCTCGTCCTGCGCGGCATCTTCATCGCCCTCGGCGCGCAGCTCATCGCCAGCTTCTCCTGGGCCTTCCTGCTCTTCGGGGCGATCCTGCTCGTCACCGCGGTCAAGGTCCTGCGCGACGCGCTCTCGCACGACGACCAGTCGGTCGACGTCGGCTCGATGAGGTCGGTCAGGCTGCTGCGCCGCCTCATGCCGGTCACCGAGGACTACGAGGGCACGAGGCTCACCGTCCGCCAGGCCGGCAAGCGCGCCCTCACCCCCATGGCCGTCGTCATCGTCGCCATCCTCGCCACCGACATCGTCTTCGCCATCGACTCGGTGCCCGCCGTCTACGGCATCACCGGCGACCCGTACCTCGTCTTCGCCACCAACGCCTTCGCCCTGCTCGGCCTGCGCGCGCTGTACTTCGTCCTCGAGGGCGCGCTGGCCTCGCTGTCCCACCTCGGCTACGGCCTCGCGGCGATCCTCGCCTTCATCGGCGTCAAGCTCGTCCTGCACTGGGCGCACGGCGTCTGGGCCGGCGTCCCCACCGTCCCGACCCTCGCCTCGCTCGGCGTCATCGTCGGCATCCTCGCCCTCGTCACCGTCACCTCGCTCGTCGCCAAGCGCCGGGCCGAGGCGCGCGGGGAGACGACGGACGACGCCCACGACACGGCTCGCGTCGGCTCCTGA
- a CDS encoding PhzF family phenazine biosynthesis protein, with translation MELPFRLVSVFAVEGDPFSGNPLAVVEDAGDLEPHVMQAVARQFNLSETTFVTAVDEGSGTATVRIYTTTYEMPFAGHPTLGTAHVVAGHLGRGVVVLDLPAGHVPVVGDGATWTLTTARASTWRSPDATRGELAATLGLEPQDLAGEPLLVNSGVEQLVVPLASVDAVRRVGADAALLHRHVRTTLGEPQVLAWAEAGGDEVEARFVLADGGSVVEDPATGSACANLGGWFVAHDAHRSGGLTRVVHQGAAVQRPSLLRLGVSSEGVVTVGGLVTETGSGTLLLP, from the coding sequence ATGGAGCTGCCCTTCCGCCTCGTCTCCGTCTTCGCCGTCGAGGGCGACCCGTTCAGCGGCAACCCGCTCGCCGTCGTCGAGGACGCGGGCGACCTCGAGCCACACGTCATGCAGGCGGTGGCCCGGCAGTTCAACCTGTCCGAGACGACGTTCGTCACCGCGGTCGACGAGGGGTCGGGGACCGCGACGGTGCGGATCTACACGACGACGTACGAGATGCCCTTCGCCGGGCACCCGACGCTCGGGACGGCGCACGTCGTCGCCGGGCACCTGGGACGGGGCGTCGTCGTCCTCGACCTGCCCGCCGGGCACGTCCCCGTCGTCGGCGACGGAGCCACGTGGACCCTCACCACCGCCCGGGCCTCGACCTGGCGCTCGCCGGACGCGACCCGTGGGGAGCTCGCGGCGACGCTCGGGCTCGAGCCCCAAGACCTCGCCGGGGAACCGCTGCTCGTCAACTCCGGCGTCGAGCAGCTCGTCGTCCCGCTCGCGTCGGTCGACGCCGTGCGCCGGGTGGGCGCCGACGCGGCGCTGCTGCACCGGCACGTGCGGACCACGCTCGGCGAGCCGCAGGTGCTGGCCTGGGCCGAGGCCGGGGGTGACGAGGTCGAGGCGCGCTTCGTCCTCGCCGACGGCGGGAGCGTCGTCGAGGACCCGGCCACCGGCTCGGCGTGCGCCAACCTGGGCGGCTGGTTCGTCGCGCACGACGCCCACCGCTCCGGTGGCCTGACCCGCGTCGTCCACCAGGGCGCCGCCGTCCAGCGGCCGTCGCTGCTGCGGCTCGGGGTGTCGAGCGAGGGCGTCGTCACCGTCGGCGGCCTCGTCACCGAGACGGGGTCCGGCACGCTGCTCCTGCCCTGA
- a CDS encoding histidine phosphatase family protein, giving the protein MTTHASPPGHLLLVRHGETLWSRDRRHTGLTDLPLLPEGEAVAARLPALLERYDVVAARVSPAQRARRTAELAGLGDLAVVDDRLHEWDYGGYEGLTTPQIREQVGHDWTVFADGVVPGDTPGETLEQVADRARAVLADVAADRERGDVALVAHSHLLRVLAAVALQEDPHLGAKLVLDAGALSVLGEEHGLPVVRAWNLTP; this is encoded by the coding sequence GTGACGACGCACGCCTCCCCTCCCGGCCACCTCCTGCTCGTCCGGCACGGGGAGACGCTGTGGTCGCGCGACCGACGCCACACCGGCCTGACCGACCTGCCCCTGCTGCCCGAGGGCGAGGCGGTCGCCGCGCGGCTGCCCGCCCTGCTGGAGCGGTACGACGTCGTCGCCGCCCGGGTCTCCCCCGCGCAGCGCGCCCGCCGCACCGCCGAGCTGGCCGGGCTCGGCGACCTCGCCGTCGTCGACGACCGGCTGCACGAGTGGGACTACGGCGGCTACGAGGGGCTGACCACCCCGCAGATCCGCGAGCAGGTCGGGCACGACTGGACCGTCTTCGCCGACGGCGTCGTCCCCGGCGACACCCCGGGCGAGACGCTCGAGCAGGTCGCCGACCGGGCGCGGGCCGTCCTCGCCGACGTGGCTGCCGACCGCGAGCGCGGCGACGTCGCCCTCGTCGCGCACAGCCACCTGCTGCGGGTGCTGGCCGCCGTCGCGCTCCAGGAGGACCCGCACCTCGGCGCCAAGCTCGTCCTCGACGCGGGCGCGCTGAGCGTGCTCGGTGAGGAGCACGGCCTGCCCGTCGTGCGGGCCTGGAACCTCACGCCCTAG
- a CDS encoding RES family NAD+ phosphorylase, with protein sequence MSAGEEGRQRVAQRPPAVPLDGFPTHRLTAGTACFRAHHRDLGPWWYASDGGGRFDLPAPRGTCYLADDPLVALRERLGPVLGEVEALPVSLLEATLVSRLPAPEARLADLRSRVAADFGVTRELEVMVPYDVPQRWAAAFDVVGLQGVRYGPRLTPGDVTSYAVFGPAGAAEGPSDPDAVPGADVPGAPRGLTRPRRDELTVVKPPRTRGRPAPPRA encoded by the coding sequence GTGAGCGCGGGGGAGGAGGGGCGTCAGCGGGTCGCCCAGCGCCCGCCCGCCGTCCCCCTCGACGGCTTCCCCACCCACCGGCTCACCGCCGGGACGGCGTGCTTCCGCGCCCACCACCGCGACCTCGGCCCGTGGTGGTACGCCAGCGACGGCGGCGGCCGCTTCGACCTGCCCGCCCCCCGCGGCACCTGCTACCTCGCCGACGACCCCCTCGTCGCCCTGCGCGAGCGGCTCGGCCCGGTGCTCGGCGAGGTCGAGGCCCTTCCCGTGTCGCTGCTCGAGGCGACGCTCGTCTCGCGGCTGCCCGCGCCCGAGGCGCGGCTGGCCGACCTGCGCTCACGGGTCGCCGCCGACTTCGGGGTCACCCGCGAGCTCGAGGTCATGGTCCCGTACGACGTCCCGCAGCGGTGGGCCGCGGCGTTCGACGTGGTCGGTCTGCAGGGCGTGCGGTACGGACCGCGGTTGACCCCGGGCGACGTGACGTCCTACGCCGTCTTCGGGCCCGCCGGCGCGGCCGAGGGACCGTCCGACCCAGATGCCGTCCCCGGCGCCGACGTGCCCGGCGCCCCGCGCGGTCTGACCCGCCCGCGCCGCGACGAGCTGACCGTCGTCAAGCCGCCGCGCACCCGGGGGAGGCCTGCTCCGCCTAGGGCGTGA